The following coding sequences lie in one Hydrogenophaga sp. PBL-H3 genomic window:
- a CDS encoding cell division protein ZipA C-terminal FtsZ-binding domain-containing protein — translation MSTLQIGLAIIGGLVLAGVVAYNAWITRHSAPRLARERSTHPPGDPSGDETVPYSPEDLEGTEIQRIDPVLGDMPGVMRPDPAAIAVAAAAVSVNPLLNQPEKRPGLDALIDVITPLVLDHEVSGDALLAALPGTRRVGSKPFAVEGLCDASGEWETPRLGQRYRALQAGVQLANRAGALNDIEFSEFVVKAQAFADAVGAAPEFPDMRAEVARGRELDAFASGHDAQLGFTLRARRAAWSPGYVAQHAAKLGFVAGALPGRMVLSGSQMGQAPVLSLVFDPQAAMAEDPEQSALREVALSLEVTHVPRSEQPFVRMRQTAMALAEAMDGIVTDDAGQPLSTDTMDGIGADLESLYDALDSRDLSAGSAQARRLFS, via the coding sequence ATGAGCACTCTGCAAATCGGTCTGGCCATCATCGGGGGGCTCGTGCTGGCCGGTGTGGTGGCCTACAACGCCTGGATCACACGCCACAGCGCGCCGCGCCTGGCGCGCGAACGCTCGACCCACCCGCCTGGCGATCCGTCCGGTGACGAGACCGTGCCGTACTCACCCGAAGACCTCGAGGGCACCGAGATCCAGCGCATCGACCCGGTGCTGGGCGACATGCCCGGTGTCATGCGGCCCGACCCTGCCGCGATCGCCGTGGCTGCGGCGGCCGTCAGCGTGAATCCGCTGCTCAACCAGCCCGAGAAACGGCCCGGGCTCGACGCCCTGATCGACGTGATCACACCCTTGGTGCTCGACCACGAGGTGTCGGGCGATGCCCTGCTGGCGGCACTGCCCGGCACGCGCCGGGTGGGCAGCAAACCGTTTGCGGTCGAGGGCCTGTGCGACGCCAGCGGCGAGTGGGAAACGCCGCGCCTGGGGCAGCGCTACCGGGCGCTGCAAGCGGGTGTGCAACTGGCCAACCGGGCTGGCGCGCTCAACGACATCGAGTTTTCCGAGTTCGTGGTGAAGGCCCAGGCCTTCGCCGATGCAGTGGGCGCGGCCCCCGAGTTTCCCGACATGCGCGCCGAGGTGGCCCGCGGGCGTGAGCTCGACGCATTTGCCAGCGGGCACGACGCGCAGCTCGGCTTCACCCTGCGTGCGCGCCGCGCCGCCTGGAGCCCGGGCTATGTGGCTCAGCACGCGGCCAAGCTCGGTTTCGTGGCGGGGGCATTGCCCGGGCGCATGGTGCTCTCGGGCAGCCAGATGGGCCAGGCGCCGGTGCTCAGCCTGGTGTTTGACCCGCAGGCCGCCATGGCCGAAGACCCCGAGCAAAGCGCCTTGCGCGAGGTGGCGCTGTCGCTGGAAGTGACCCATGTGCCGCGCAGCGAACAGCCTTTTGTGCGCATGCGCCAGACCGCCATGGCGCTGGCCGAGGCCATGGACGGCATCGTCACCGACGACGCGGGCCAGCCGCTGTCCACCGACACCATGGACGGCATTGGCGCCGACCTGGAAAGCCTGTACGACGCGCTCGACAGCCGCGACCTGTCGGCCGGCTCCGCGCAGGCGCGCCGGCTGTTCTCTTGA
- the def gene encoding peptide deformylase has protein sequence MTIHTILKMGDPRLLRHAQPVTAFDTPELHQLVIDLQDTMVAAVGAGLAAPQIGVDLQVVIFGSGEPNPRYPDAPVVPRTVLVNPVITPLGDEEEEGWEGCLSVPGLRGVVPRWRRIRYQGFDERGQAIDREAEGFHARVVQHECDHLWGQLYPMRVRDFTRFGFTEVLFPGLDAAVDD, from the coding sequence ATGACCATTCACACCATTCTGAAAATGGGCGATCCGCGCCTGCTGCGCCACGCCCAGCCCGTGACCGCCTTCGACACGCCCGAACTGCACCAGCTGGTGATCGACCTGCAGGACACCATGGTGGCGGCCGTGGGTGCCGGCCTGGCCGCGCCGCAGATCGGCGTGGACCTGCAGGTGGTGATTTTCGGCAGCGGCGAGCCCAACCCGCGCTACCCCGACGCTCCCGTGGTGCCGCGCACCGTGCTGGTGAACCCGGTCATCACCCCGCTGGGTGACGAAGAGGAAGAGGGTTGGGAAGGCTGCCTGTCGGTGCCGGGCTTGCGCGGCGTGGTTCCGCGCTGGAGGCGCATCCGCTACCAAGGCTTCGATGAGCGCGGACAGGCCATCGACCGCGAGGCCGAGGGTTTCCATGCGCGGGTGGTGCAGCACGAGTGCGATCACCTCTGGGGCCAGCTGTACCCGATGCGGGTGCGCGACTTCACCCGCTTCGGCTTCACCGAGGTGCTGTTCCCCGGGTTGGATGCGGCCGTTGACGATTGA
- the ligA gene encoding NAD-dependent DNA ligase LigA: MTPDLFAAGPSPAERAAELRAQLHHHAHRYYTLDDPEIPDAEYDRLFRELQAIEAGHPELLTSDSPTQRVGGRVLDAFTPVRHRVPMLSINTETDTEPSGARNFDTRVRRALGMAEADPPVDYVAELKFDGLAMSLRYEAGVLVQAATRGDGELGEDVTTNVRTIQQVPLRLPADAPTVLEVRGEVYMRRDDFDALNEKQRAKIAAGAKGEKTFVNPRNAAAGAVRQLDSGIAAQRPLSFFAYGLGEITPSEQGGPAFETHFELLMQLKAWGFPVAEQTALCRGADALVEFHQRIGTSRDQLPYDIDGVVYKVNSLALQRQLGFVTREPRWAVAHKYPAQEQLTTVLAIDVQVGRTGKLTPVAKLAPVFVGGVTVTNATLHNEDEARRKDVRVGDTVIVRRAGDVIPEVVSVLLDKRVGDPEPFSLPRQCPVCGSDAVREEGEVDYRCTGGLFCGAQRKQALLHFAQRRAVEIEGLGDKLVEQLVDAGVVKTLPDLYRLGLTSLLALDRMAEKSAQNVLAALEKSKRTTLPRFLFGLGIRHVGEATAKALARHFGQLDRVMDASLEALSEVDDVGPVVAQSIRTFFDQPHNREVVEQLRACGVSWEEGEPAQRAPQPLAGKTFVLTGTFPTLKREDAKAMLEAAGAKVAGSVSKKTDYVVAGTEAGSKLDKANELGVAVLDEAGMLALLGSLT, translated from the coding sequence ATGACACCCGATCTTTTCGCTGCGGGGCCGAGCCCCGCCGAGCGAGCCGCCGAGTTGCGCGCTCAGCTGCACCATCACGCGCATCGTTACTACACGCTGGACGACCCGGAGATCCCCGACGCCGAGTACGACCGGCTGTTCCGCGAGCTGCAGGCCATCGAGGCCGGACACCCCGAGCTGCTGACCAGCGATTCACCGACCCAGCGCGTGGGCGGCCGGGTGCTCGATGCGTTCACGCCGGTGCGCCACCGCGTTCCCATGCTCTCGATCAACACCGAGACCGACACCGAGCCCAGCGGCGCGCGCAACTTCGACACCCGCGTGCGCCGCGCGTTGGGCATGGCCGAAGCCGATCCACCGGTCGACTACGTGGCCGAACTCAAGTTCGACGGCCTGGCCATGAGCCTGCGTTACGAGGCAGGCGTGCTGGTGCAGGCCGCCACGCGTGGCGACGGTGAGCTGGGTGAGGACGTCACCACCAACGTGCGCACCATCCAGCAGGTGCCGCTGCGCTTGCCGGCCGACGCTCCAACGGTGCTCGAAGTGCGGGGCGAGGTCTACATGCGCCGCGACGACTTTGACGCGCTCAACGAGAAGCAGCGCGCCAAGATCGCCGCTGGCGCCAAGGGTGAAAAGACCTTTGTGAATCCGCGCAATGCCGCGGCCGGCGCGGTGCGCCAGCTCGATTCAGGAATTGCCGCCCAGCGGCCCTTGAGCTTCTTCGCCTACGGTCTGGGTGAGATCACACCATCCGAGCAGGGCGGACCAGCGTTCGAGACCCACTTCGAGCTGCTCATGCAGCTCAAGGCATGGGGCTTTCCGGTGGCAGAGCAGACCGCCCTGTGCCGTGGCGCAGATGCCTTGGTCGAATTCCACCAGCGCATCGGCACCAGCCGCGACCAGCTGCCCTACGACATCGACGGCGTGGTCTACAAGGTCAATTCACTCGCGCTGCAGCGCCAGTTGGGCTTTGTCACGCGCGAGCCACGCTGGGCCGTGGCACACAAATACCCCGCGCAGGAGCAGCTCACCACCGTGCTGGCCATCGACGTGCAGGTGGGCCGCACCGGCAAGCTCACGCCCGTGGCCAAGCTCGCGCCTGTGTTCGTGGGCGGCGTGACGGTGACCAACGCGACGCTGCACAACGAAGACGAGGCGCGCCGCAAGGACGTGCGTGTGGGGGACACGGTGATCGTGCGACGGGCTGGTGACGTGATTCCCGAGGTGGTGTCGGTGCTGCTCGACAAACGTGTCGGCGACCCAGAGCCCTTCAGCCTGCCCCGCCAGTGCCCGGTCTGCGGCAGCGACGCCGTGCGAGAAGAGGGTGAAGTGGACTACCGCTGCACCGGCGGCCTGTTCTGCGGCGCCCAGCGAAAGCAGGCTCTGTTGCACTTTGCCCAGCGCCGCGCGGTGGAGATTGAAGGTCTGGGCGACAAGCTGGTCGAGCAGCTGGTGGACGCGGGCGTGGTCAAGACCCTGCCCGACCTCTACCGCCTGGGCCTCACTTCGCTGCTGGCGCTGGACCGCATGGCCGAAAAATCGGCGCAAAACGTGTTGGCCGCCCTGGAGAAGTCCAAGCGAACAACGCTCCCGCGTTTCCTGTTTGGTCTGGGCATCCGCCATGTGGGCGAGGCCACTGCCAAGGCCCTGGCGCGCCACTTCGGCCAGCTTGATCGCGTCATGGACGCGAGCCTGGAGGCGCTGTCGGAGGTTGACGATGTCGGCCCGGTGGTGGCGCAAAGCATCCGCACCTTCTTCGACCAGCCGCACAACCGCGAGGTGGTGGAGCAGCTTCGCGCCTGTGGTGTGAGCTGGGAAGAGGGCGAGCCCGCCCAGCGCGCCCCGCAGCCGCTGGCGGGCAAGACCTTCGTGCTCACCGGCACCTTCCCCACGCTCAAGCGCGAGGACGCCAAGGCCATGCTGGAAGCCGCCGGCGCCAAGGTGGCCGGCTCGGTGAGCAAGAAGACCGACTACGTGGTGGCTGGCACCGAGGCCGGCAGCAAGCTGGACAAGGCGAACGAGCTGGGTGTGGCGGTGCTGGACGAGGCCGGCATGCTGGCCTTGCTGGGCTCACTCACTTGA
- a CDS encoding efflux transporter outer membrane subunit, with protein MKHLLAMAACAALLGACSVTKPPVDLAVDLPGSWYAPPLVHQGSTIELTQWWSRFDDPVLTDWIARAQAQSPTIATARAQVFAARAARFGVEAQNGPQVTAVANATRGITDPTIPLGTTLSAGLQASWAIGLWGESQARLGSAQALQDAAGAGWHEARVLVASELAQLYFSQRLCREQLAVASRDRDSRAVTAQNNTTSERAGLTAPAVAALARASGAESAARYRQQFETCERQVKSLTALTGVPEPEVRQRLAGAPALLASHRLDSLLSVNAVPAEVIRQRPDVYRAQRELVAASEDVGVAKAALLPGLSLSGSLLRNRFSGGGTEGTFNTWAIGPLSLSLPLLGRDSLGASSDSAQARYEAAAIAYASTLRQAVAEVEQALVTLASLSERGASTDTAQAGYEQSLKGTEARYRVGLANLNELEEARRLKLNADSSAVNLQQERINAWIQLYVALGGGFDPVNNPNALKDPS; from the coding sequence ATGAAGCACTTGCTGGCCATGGCGGCCTGCGCGGCACTGCTGGGCGCCTGCAGCGTGACCAAGCCCCCCGTCGATCTGGCCGTGGACCTGCCCGGCAGCTGGTATGCGCCACCCCTGGTCCACCAGGGCAGCACGATCGAACTCACCCAATGGTGGAGCCGATTCGACGATCCGGTGCTCACCGACTGGATCGCCCGCGCGCAGGCGCAGAGCCCGACGATCGCCACGGCACGCGCACAGGTGTTTGCCGCCCGCGCCGCGAGGTTCGGCGTGGAGGCGCAGAACGGGCCGCAGGTGACCGCGGTGGCCAACGCCACCCGTGGCATCACCGACCCGACCATTCCCCTGGGAACCACGCTGAGTGCGGGACTGCAGGCCTCGTGGGCCATCGGCCTGTGGGGCGAGAGCCAGGCCCGCCTGGGCAGTGCCCAGGCGTTGCAAGACGCGGCCGGTGCCGGCTGGCACGAGGCCCGCGTGCTGGTGGCTTCTGAACTGGCGCAACTCTATTTTTCGCAACGCCTGTGCCGCGAGCAGCTTGCGGTGGCCTCGCGTGACCGCGATTCGCGTGCGGTCACCGCGCAGAACAACACCACCTCGGAACGCGCCGGCCTGACGGCGCCGGCGGTGGCCGCGCTGGCCCGCGCCAGCGGGGCGGAGAGCGCGGCGCGTTACCGGCAGCAGTTTGAAACCTGCGAACGGCAGGTGAAGTCGCTCACGGCGCTCACCGGCGTGCCCGAACCCGAGGTGCGCCAGCGGCTGGCGGGAGCGCCGGCCTTGCTGGCATCGCATCGGCTGGACAGCCTGTTGTCGGTGAACGCCGTGCCCGCCGAGGTGATCCGCCAGCGGCCCGATGTGTACCGGGCGCAGCGCGAGCTGGTGGCCGCCAGCGAAGACGTGGGCGTGGCCAAGGCAGCGCTGTTGCCCGGCCTCTCGCTCTCGGGCAGCCTGCTGCGCAACCGGTTTTCGGGCGGTGGCACCGAGGGCACGTTCAACACCTGGGCCATCGGCCCGCTCAGCCTGAGCCTGCCGCTGCTGGGGCGCGACAGCCTGGGCGCCAGCTCCGACAGCGCGCAGGCGCGCTACGAGGCCGCCGCCATCGCCTACGCCAGCACCCTTCGTCAGGCCGTGGCCGAGGTGGAGCAGGCGCTGGTGACGCTGGCCAGCCTGAGCGAGCGTGGGGCCTCCACGGATACCGCGCAAGCTGGCTACGAGCAGTCGCTCAAGGGCACCGAGGCGCGTTACCGCGTGGGCCTGGCCAACCTCAACGAGCTGGAAGAAGCCCGTCGACTCAAGCTCAACGCCGACAGCAGCGCCGTCAACCTGCAGCAGGAACGCATCAACGCCTGGATCCAGCTCTACGTCGCGCTGGGCGGTGGCTTCGATCCCGTGAACAACCCCAACGCCCTCAAAGACCCGTCATGA
- a CDS encoding efflux RND transporter periplasmic adaptor subunit, producing MNATPSQSRKRWLWLAIALALVLLVVFWMFIRKPQAPEADAATTAGPKPALTVTVAQPERSSLPIRLQANGNITAWQEASVGAELNGLRLASVNVNVGDVVRKGQVLAEFARETTQADSLQSRASLMQAEASFENAKADADRARSIQDSGALSASQVAQYLTQEKVARAQLEAARAVLGATEVRLGNTRVLAPDDGVISARGATVGAVMSAGQELFRLVRQSRLEWRGEVTPSEVGRIRVGQKVQVTAATGLEIAGQVRAIAPSADPQTRNILVFVDLPRHADLKAGTFAKGFFELGQSEALTVPSESIVVRDGSNYVFVIDAQNKAGQRKVQTGRRVGERVEVLDGVKADEPVAVQGAGFLNEADLVKVVK from the coding sequence ATGAACGCCACCCCTTCGCAATCGCGCAAACGCTGGCTCTGGCTGGCCATCGCACTGGCCCTGGTGCTGCTGGTGGTGTTCTGGATGTTCATCAGGAAGCCGCAGGCGCCCGAGGCGGATGCCGCGACCACCGCCGGACCCAAGCCCGCGCTCACCGTGACGGTGGCCCAGCCCGAGCGCAGCAGCCTGCCGATCAGGTTGCAGGCCAACGGCAACATCACAGCCTGGCAAGAGGCCAGCGTCGGCGCGGAACTCAACGGCCTGCGCCTGGCGTCGGTGAATGTGAACGTGGGTGACGTGGTGCGCAAAGGCCAAGTGCTGGCCGAGTTCGCCCGCGAGACCACGCAGGCCGACAGTTTGCAGAGCCGCGCCAGCCTGATGCAGGCCGAGGCCAGTTTCGAGAATGCGAAGGCCGACGCCGACCGCGCGCGCTCCATCCAGGACAGCGGCGCGCTCTCGGCTTCGCAGGTGGCGCAGTACCTCACCCAGGAGAAGGTGGCGCGCGCGCAGCTGGAGGCGGCCAGGGCGGTGCTGGGCGCGACCGAGGTGCGCCTGGGCAACACCCGGGTGCTCGCGCCCGACGACGGCGTGATTTCAGCGCGCGGCGCCACGGTGGGCGCGGTGATGAGCGCGGGGCAGGAGCTGTTTCGCCTGGTGCGCCAGAGCCGTCTGGAATGGCGCGGCGAGGTCACGCCCAGCGAGGTGGGCCGCATCCGCGTGGGCCAGAAGGTGCAGGTCACTGCGGCCACCGGGCTGGAGATCGCTGGCCAGGTGCGCGCGATTGCGCCCAGCGCCGACCCGCAGACACGCAACATCCTTGTTTTCGTGGACCTGCCCCGGCATGCCGACCTGAAGGCCGGCACCTTTGCCAAAGGCTTCTTTGAGCTGGGCCAGAGCGAGGCGCTCACCGTGCCGAGCGAATCCATCGTGGTGCGCGACGGCAGCAACTACGTGTTCGTGATCGACGCGCAGAACAAGGCCGGCCAGCGCAAGGTGCAGACCGGGCGCCGTGTGGGTGAGCGGGTCGAGGTGCTGGATGGGGTGAAAGCCGACGAGCCGGTGGCTGTGCAAGGCGCGGGCTTTTTGAACGAAGCCGACCTCGTCAAAGTGGTGAAGTGA
- the smc gene encoding chromosome segregation protein SMC, whose translation MRLNSIKLSGFKSFAEPTNFMLPGQLVGVVGPNGCGKSNIMDAVRWVLGESKASELRGESMQDVIFNGTNTRKPASRSSVELVFDNSDHRAGGQWGQFGEIAVKRVLTRDGTSSYYINNQPVRRRDVQDVFLGTGLGPRAYAIIGQGTISRIIESKPEELRLFLEEAAGVSKYKERRRETAHRLADTRENLTRVEDILRELNANLDKLEKQAEVAAKYNNLQAGVTLKQHQLWFMKRSEAEADQVKVKLDAAQAINDLESRTADLRRIESELETIRQAHYAAGDQVNQAQGKLYEASAEVGKLEAEIRFVVEGRTRVEQRLVQLKEQIASWATRSEDAAVELEQLAESMVQAEDQSVVLAAQGEEQSGALPALEDSLRQAQARANEQRASVTQVQQQIQVLAAEQRNIEEQSRSFNQRRERLTADRNALAAPDEARLLNAQTQLASAQDAAEMNDAVLQKLQDSVPQLDDARRTAQQAVNQESARQADLSARMEALKALQDKVKTDGKLKPWLAKHGLDGLQGLWSRIHIETGWENALEAALRERLGALEVSRLDMVRAFGNDAPPAKLAFYNPPAAGAGAPSASGLKPLAAWLRLNDAGQQALLAEWLHGCLTAPSLEDAMAQRAQLQAGEVIFVASGHAVTAHSVSFYAPDSEQAGLLARAQEIENIDKQLKAQVLINEQARSSLIRAEAAYTDASQRLVSARREAAESRGRAHELQVEALRLTQLAEQTRARSEQIASDLAEVDAQLDELQERRVTAEARFEELDMQLADSQERHAQLDDTVIAAERALNQAREQQRSLERTAQEATFALRSLQARQAELQRSLETAATQEKSLADEQQRASEELGRLNDAAAQAGLQNALAMKLEREQVLGALRSQYDDLTAKLRASDERRLQLERELDPLRNRITDFQLKEQAARLGVEQYSQMLEEAQADLAAVAQSITENNVRLPGMQGEIDRLHREIQALGAVNLAALDELTAARERKTFLDAQTADLVEAMNTLEDAIKKIDNETRDLLGSTFETVNTHFGKMFPELFGGGNARLVMTGEEILDAGVQVMAQPPGKKNQTIHLLSGGEKALTAIALVFAIFQLNPAPFCLLDEVDAPLDDANTERYAKLVTAMAKETQFLFISHNKIAMEMAEQLIGVTMQEQGVSRIVAVDMESAAGMLEST comes from the coding sequence GTGCGTCTCAACTCCATCAAGCTCTCCGGCTTCAAGTCCTTCGCCGAACCGACCAATTTCATGCTCCCGGGCCAGCTGGTGGGCGTGGTCGGGCCCAACGGCTGTGGCAAGTCCAACATCATGGACGCGGTGCGCTGGGTGCTGGGCGAGTCCAAGGCCTCCGAGCTGCGTGGCGAGTCCATGCAGGACGTGATCTTCAACGGCACCAACACGCGCAAACCGGCCAGCCGATCCAGCGTGGAGCTGGTGTTCGACAACAGCGACCACCGCGCCGGCGGCCAGTGGGGCCAGTTCGGCGAAATCGCCGTCAAACGCGTGCTCACGCGCGACGGCACCAGCAGCTACTACATCAACAACCAGCCGGTGCGCCGCCGCGACGTGCAGGACGTGTTTCTGGGCACCGGCCTGGGCCCACGCGCCTACGCCATCATCGGCCAGGGCACCATCAGCCGGATCATCGAAAGCAAGCCCGAAGAGCTGCGCCTGTTCCTCGAAGAAGCCGCAGGCGTCTCCAAATACAAGGAGCGCCGCCGCGAGACCGCGCACCGCCTGGCCGACACGCGCGAGAACCTCACCCGGGTCGAGGACATCCTGCGCGAACTCAACGCCAACCTCGACAAGCTGGAGAAGCAAGCCGAGGTGGCCGCGAAATACAACAACCTGCAGGCCGGCGTCACGCTCAAGCAGCACCAGCTCTGGTTCATGAAACGCAGCGAGGCCGAGGCCGATCAGGTCAAGGTGAAGCTTGATGCCGCCCAGGCCATCAACGACCTGGAGTCGCGCACCGCCGACCTGCGCCGCATCGAAAGTGAGCTGGAAACCATCCGCCAGGCCCACTACGCTGCGGGCGACCAGGTCAACCAGGCCCAGGGCAAGCTGTACGAGGCCAGCGCCGAGGTGGGCAAACTCGAAGCCGAAATCCGCTTCGTGGTCGAGGGTCGCACCCGCGTGGAGCAGCGCCTGGTGCAGCTGAAGGAACAGATTGCCTCGTGGGCCACCCGCAGCGAAGACGCGGCGGTGGAGCTGGAACAGCTCGCCGAATCGATGGTGCAGGCGGAAGACCAGTCGGTGGTGCTGGCGGCGCAGGGCGAGGAACAATCGGGCGCCTTGCCCGCGCTCGAAGACAGCCTGCGCCAGGCCCAGGCCCGTGCCAACGAGCAGCGCGCCAGTGTCACGCAGGTGCAGCAGCAGATCCAGGTGCTGGCGGCCGAGCAGCGCAACATCGAAGAGCAGAGCCGTTCTTTCAACCAGCGCCGCGAGCGGCTGACCGCCGACCGCAATGCGCTGGCCGCGCCCGACGAAGCCCGCCTGCTGAACGCGCAGACCCAGCTGGCGAGTGCGCAGGACGCGGCCGAAATGAACGACGCCGTGCTGCAGAAACTGCAGGACAGCGTGCCCCAACTGGACGACGCGCGCCGCACCGCGCAGCAAGCGGTGAACCAGGAGTCGGCACGGCAGGCCGATCTGTCGGCCCGCATGGAGGCGCTGAAGGCGCTGCAGGACAAGGTCAAGACCGACGGCAAGCTCAAACCCTGGCTGGCCAAGCATGGGCTGGACGGTCTGCAAGGCCTGTGGAGCCGCATCCACATCGAGACCGGTTGGGAAAACGCCCTGGAGGCCGCGCTGCGCGAGCGCCTGGGTGCGCTCGAAGTCTCGCGCCTGGACATGGTGCGTGCCTTCGGCAACGACGCGCCGCCGGCCAAGCTGGCCTTTTACAACCCGCCCGCGGCCGGCGCAGGTGCGCCCAGCGCCAGCGGCCTCAAGCCCCTGGCCGCCTGGTTGCGCCTGAACGACGCCGGCCAGCAGGCCTTGCTGGCCGAGTGGCTGCACGGCTGCCTGACCGCGCCCAGCCTGGAAGACGCCATGGCGCAGCGCGCCCAGTTGCAAGCCGGCGAGGTGATCTTCGTGGCCAGCGGCCATGCGGTGACCGCGCACAGCGTGAGCTTCTACGCACCCGACAGCGAGCAGGCAGGCCTGCTGGCTCGCGCCCAGGAAATCGAGAACATCGACAAGCAGCTCAAGGCGCAGGTGCTGATCAACGAACAGGCGCGCTCCAGCCTGATCCGCGCAGAGGCTGCCTACACCGACGCTTCGCAGCGCCTGGTGAGCGCGCGGCGCGAGGCCGCCGAGTCGCGCGGCCGCGCCCACGAGCTGCAGGTCGAAGCACTGCGCCTGACCCAGCTGGCCGAACAGACCCGCGCGCGCAGCGAGCAGATCGCGTCCGACTTGGCCGAGGTGGACGCCCAGCTCGATGAGTTGCAAGAGCGCCGCGTGACCGCCGAGGCGCGGTTCGAAGAACTCGACATGCAACTGGCTGACAGCCAGGAGCGCCACGCGCAACTGGACGACACGGTGATCGCGGCCGAACGCGCGCTGAACCAGGCTCGTGAGCAGCAGCGTTCGCTGGAGCGCACGGCGCAAGAAGCCACGTTTGCCCTGCGAAGCCTGCAGGCGCGACAGGCCGAGCTGCAGCGCTCGCTGGAGACAGCGGCCACGCAGGAGAAGTCACTTGCAGACGAACAGCAACGTGCCTCCGAGGAGCTGGGTCGCCTCAACGACGCGGCTGCGCAGGCCGGCTTGCAAAACGCGCTGGCCATGAAGCTGGAGCGCGAGCAGGTCCTGGGCGCGCTGCGCAGCCAGTACGACGACCTCACCGCCAAACTGCGCGCCAGCGACGAGCGCCGCCTGCAACTGGAACGCGAACTCGATCCGCTGCGCAACCGCATCACCGATTTCCAGCTCAAGGAGCAGGCCGCGCGCTTGGGCGTGGAGCAGTACAGCCAGATGCTCGAAGAGGCCCAGGCCGATCTGGCCGCCGTGGCGCAAAGCATCACGGAGAACAACGTGCGCCTGCCCGGCATGCAGGGTGAAATCGACCGCCTGCACCGCGAGATCCAGGCGCTGGGCGCGGTCAACCTCGCCGCGCTGGACGAACTCACCGCCGCGCGCGAACGCAAGACCTTCCTCGATGCGCAGACGGCCGACCTGGTCGAAGCCATGAACACGCTGGAAGACGCGATCAAGAAGATCGACAACGAAACGCGCGATTTGCTGGGCAGCACGTTTGAGACCGTCAACACGCACTTCGGCAAGATGTTCCCCGAGCTGTTCGGTGGTGGCAACGCGCGCCTGGTGATGACCGGCGAGGAAATCCTGGACGCCGGCGTGCAGGTGATGGCCCAGCCACCCGGCAAGAAAAACCAGACCATCCACCTGCTCTCGGGCGGCGAGAAGGCGCTCACCGCCATCGCGCTCGTGTTCGCCATCTTCCAGCTCAATCCCGCGCCGTTCTGCCTGCTCGACGAGGTGGACGCGCCGCTGGACGACGCCAACACCGAACGCTACGCCAAGCTGGTCACGGCCATGGCCAAAGAGACGCAGTTCCTGTTCATCAGCCACAACAAGATCGCCATGGAAATGGCCGAGCAGCTGATCGGCGTGACGATGCAGGAGCAGGGCGTCTCCCGCATCGTGGCGGTGGACATGGAATCGGCCGCCGGCATGCTCGAATCCACCTGA